The proteins below come from a single Garra rufa chromosome 25, GarRuf1.0, whole genome shotgun sequence genomic window:
- the avpr1aa gene encoding arginine vasopressin receptor 1Aa, translating to MSNTSHTVNSTDPFGRDEEVAKIEIAVLSVTFVVAVIGNCSVLVAIHNTKKKTSRMHLFIKHLSLADLVVAFFQVLPQLCWEITFRFYGPDFLCRIVKHLQVMGMFASTYMMVMMTLDRYIAICHPLKTLQQSTRRSHIMIAGTWISSLLLSTPQYFIFSLSEIQNGSDVYDCWGHFIQPWGVRAYITWITAGIFLIPVIILMTCYGFICHSIRMNIRYKTKKTPTDGAHKNGLIGKNSVSSVTTISRAKLRTVKMTFVIVLAYIICWAPFFIVQMWSVWDKNFSWDDSENTAVTLSALLASLNSCCNPWIYMVFSGHLLQDFAHCFPCCHKIQQSFRKEDSDSSLRRTTLLTKIANRSPTCSTGTWKEFDHSPKSSRTAPAET from the exons ATGAGCAACACATCGCATACGGTCAACTCCACCGACCCGTTCGGACGGGACGAAGAAGTGGCGAAAATCGAGATCGCAGTCCTCAGCGTCACCTTCGTGGTCGCCGTAATCGGTAACTGCAGCGTCCTGGTGGCCATTCACAACACCAAGAAGAAAACCTCCCGCATGCATCTGTTCATCAAACACCTGAGCTTGGCCGATCTAGTGGTCGCGTTTTTCCAAGTCCTGCCGCAGCTGTGCTGGGAAATCACCTTCCGTTTCTACGGTCCGGACTTTCTCTGCAGGATCGTGAAGCACCTGCAGGTGATGGGCATGTTCGCGTCCACCTACATGATGGTGATGATGACTCTAGATCGCTACATCGCCATCTGCCACCCTCTCAAGACCCTGCAGCAGTCCACCCGAAGGTCCCACATCATGATCGCGGGTACGTGGATCAGCAGTTTGCTCCTCAGCACCCCTCAGTACTTCATCTTCTCCCTCAGTGAGATCCAGAACGGCTCCGATGTTTACGACTGCTGGGGTCACTTCATCCAGCCCTGGGGAGTCCGTGCTTACATCACCTGGATCACAGCTGGGATTTTCCTCATCCCGGTGATCATATTAATGACCTGCTATGGATTCATATGCCACAGCATTAGGATGAACATCAGATATAAGACCAAGAAAACGCCGACGGACGGCGCGCACAAGAACGGTCTGATCGGGAAGAACTCGGTGAGCAGCGTGACCACGATCTCCAGAGCGAAGTTACGCACCGTTAAGATGACTTTCGTTATTGTTCTGGCCTATATCATCTGCTGGGCGCCGTTTTTCATCGTGCAGATGTGGTCGGTGTGGGACAAGAACTTCAGCTGGGATG ATTCAGAGAACACGGCCGTCACTCTGTCTGCGCTGCTGGCCAGTCTGAACAGCTGCTGTAACCCGTGGATCTACATGGTTTTTAGTGGACACCTCCTGCAGGATTTCGCCCACTGTTTCCCCTGCTGCCACAAGATCCAGCAGAGCTTCCGGAAGGAGGATTCGGACAGCAGCTTACGGAGAACCACGCTGCTCACCAAAATTGCCAACCGCAGCCCCACGTGTAGCACAGGCACCTGGAAAGAGTTCGATCATTCGCCCAAATCCAGCAGGACGGCTCCGGCCGAGACGTGA